Proteins from a genomic interval of Mycolicibacterium grossiae:
- the mutT1 gene encoding 8-oxo-(d)GTP phosphatase MutT1, translated as MAKKGSGSATVLAAGGVLWRDEAGTTEVAVVHRPRYDDWSLPKGKLDPGETEAVAAVREIGEETGYAAELGRRLTTVSYPVAHGTKKVRFWAARAIGGEFVANDEVDELLWLPVPAAMKRLGYPLDRKVLRRFAKAPADTRTVLVVRHGVAGSKSRYKGDDRKRPLDKKGRAQAESLVGLLLAFGATELYAAPRVRCAQTLEPLAEELGVTIADEPTLTEEDYASDPEAGRRRLTEIATSDGTPVICTQGKVIPDLIAWWCARHGIKADKSRNRKGSVWVLSLADGVLVAADHIGSPLARHDA; from the coding sequence GTGGCGAAGAAGGGCTCGGGCAGCGCCACGGTGCTGGCCGCCGGCGGAGTGCTGTGGCGCGACGAGGCCGGCACGACGGAAGTCGCGGTCGTGCACCGGCCGCGGTACGACGACTGGTCGCTGCCGAAGGGCAAACTCGACCCCGGTGAGACCGAGGCGGTCGCGGCGGTCCGGGAGATCGGCGAGGAGACCGGCTACGCGGCCGAACTCGGCCGGCGCCTGACGACGGTGAGCTACCCGGTCGCCCACGGCACCAAGAAGGTCCGGTTCTGGGCGGCGCGGGCGATCGGCGGCGAGTTCGTCGCCAACGACGAGGTCGACGAACTGCTCTGGCTGCCCGTGCCGGCGGCGATGAAACGGCTCGGATATCCGCTCGACCGGAAGGTGCTGCGCCGCTTCGCCAAGGCGCCCGCGGACACCCGCACCGTGCTGGTCGTGCGGCACGGCGTCGCCGGCAGCAAGTCACGCTACAAGGGCGACGACCGCAAGCGGCCGCTGGACAAGAAGGGCAGGGCGCAGGCGGAATCGCTGGTCGGACTGCTGCTCGCCTTCGGCGCCACCGAACTGTATGCGGCGCCACGAGTACGGTGTGCGCAGACGCTCGAACCGCTCGCCGAGGAACTCGGCGTCACCATCGCCGACGAGCCGACGCTGACCGAGGAGGACTACGCCTCGGATCCCGAGGCCGGCCGGCGCCGCCTCACCGAGATCGCCACGTCCGACGGCACGCCCGTTATCTGCACGCAGGGCAAGGTGATTCCGGACCTCATCGCGTGGTGGTGCGCGCGCCACGGGATCAAGGCGGACAAGTCGCGCAACCGCAAGGGCAGCGTCTGGGTGCTGTCGCTGGCCGACGGCGTGCTGGTGGCCGCCGATCACATCGGCAGCCCCCTGGCCAGGCACGACGCCTAG
- the leuC gene encoding 3-isopropylmalate dehydratase large subunit encodes MTDASRTPRTMAEKVWADHVVVPGSGEGASREPDLIYIDLHLVHEVTSPQAFDGLRLAGRPVRRPDLTIATEDHNVPTVDIDQPIADPVSRTQVETLRRNCEEFGIRLHPMGDAEQGIVHIIGPQLGLTQPGTTVVCGDSHTSTHGAFGALAMGIGTSEVEHVLATQTLPLRPFKTMAVNVDGELPEGASAKDIILAVIAKIGTGGGQGHVIEYRGSAIESLSMEGRMTICNMSIEAGARAGMVAPDETTFAFLKGRPHAPTGADWDAAVQAWSALRTDEGAEFDTEVYIDASTLSPFVTWGTNPGQGIPLSASVPDPELMFDEGERQAAEKALAYMDLRPGTPMRDVAVDAVFVGSCTNGRIEDLRVVAEVLRGRTVADGVRMLVVPGSMRVRAQAEAEGLGEVFTAAGADWRQAGCSMCLGMNPDQLAPGERCASTSNRNFEGRQGKGGRTHLVSPAVAAATAVRGTLSSPADLPAVANR; translated from the coding sequence ATGACCGATGCATCGCGCACGCCACGCACCATGGCCGAGAAGGTCTGGGCCGACCACGTCGTCGTCCCCGGCTCCGGCGAGGGCGCCTCGCGGGAACCCGATCTCATCTACATCGATCTGCACCTCGTGCACGAGGTCACCAGCCCGCAGGCCTTCGACGGCCTGCGGCTCGCCGGCCGCCCGGTCCGCCGCCCGGACCTCACGATCGCGACCGAGGACCACAACGTGCCGACCGTCGACATCGATCAGCCCATCGCCGATCCGGTGTCGCGCACCCAGGTCGAGACGCTGCGGCGCAACTGCGAGGAGTTCGGCATCCGGCTGCACCCGATGGGCGACGCCGAGCAGGGCATCGTGCACATCATCGGACCGCAGCTCGGTCTGACCCAGCCCGGCACCACGGTCGTCTGCGGCGACAGCCACACCTCGACCCACGGCGCCTTCGGCGCGCTGGCGATGGGCATCGGCACGAGCGAGGTCGAGCACGTGCTGGCGACGCAGACGCTTCCGCTGCGGCCGTTCAAGACGATGGCGGTCAACGTCGACGGTGAGCTGCCCGAGGGTGCCAGCGCCAAGGACATCATCCTCGCCGTGATCGCGAAGATCGGCACCGGCGGCGGCCAGGGGCACGTCATCGAATACCGCGGCAGCGCCATCGAATCGCTGTCGATGGAGGGCCGCATGACGATCTGCAACATGAGCATCGAGGCCGGCGCGCGCGCCGGCATGGTGGCGCCCGACGAGACCACGTTCGCCTTCCTGAAGGGCCGTCCGCACGCGCCGACGGGCGCCGACTGGGATGCGGCGGTCCAGGCGTGGAGTGCGCTGCGCACCGACGAGGGTGCCGAATTCGACACCGAGGTCTACATCGACGCGAGCACGTTGAGCCCCTTCGTCACGTGGGGCACCAACCCGGGGCAGGGCATTCCGCTGAGCGCCTCGGTGCCGGACCCCGAGCTGATGTTCGACGAGGGCGAGCGGCAGGCGGCCGAGAAGGCGTTGGCCTACATGGACCTTCGCCCCGGCACCCCGATGCGCGACGTCGCCGTCGACGCGGTCTTCGTGGGATCGTGCACCAACGGCCGGATCGAGGATCTGCGCGTGGTCGCCGAGGTCCTGCGCGGCCGCACGGTGGCCGACGGCGTCCGAATGCTGGTGGTGCCCGGCTCGATGCGGGTGCGCGCGCAGGCCGAGGCCGAGGGTCTCGGCGAGGTGTTCACCGCCGCCGGCGCCGACTGGCGGCAGGCCGGCTGCTCGATGTGCCTCGGCATGAACCCGGATCAGCTCGCGCCGGGGGAGCGTTGCGCGTCGACGTCCAACCGCAACTTCGAGGGCAGGCAGGGCAAGGGCGGTCGCACCCACCTGGTCTCGCCGGCGGTGGCGGCGGCCACGGCCGTGCGCGGCACCCTGTCCTCCCCGGCCGACCTGCCCGCCGTCGCGAATCGTTAG
- the leuD gene encoding 3-isopropylmalate dehydratase small subunit — protein MEAFSTHTGIGVPLRRSNVDTDQIIPAVYLKRVTRTGFEDGLFAAWRNDPSFILNQSPFDRGSVLVAGPDFGTGSSREHAVWALMDFGFRVVISSRFADIFRGNAGKAGLLAAEVARDDVELLWKLIEQNPGLELTVNLKDRTVTAGTVMVPFTIDDYTAWRLLEGLDDIGLTLRKQDEIAAFEARRPGWKPRTLTS, from the coding sequence GTGGAAGCCTTCAGCACGCACACCGGAATCGGCGTCCCGTTGCGCCGATCCAACGTCGACACCGACCAGATCATCCCGGCGGTGTACCTCAAGCGGGTCACCCGAACGGGTTTCGAGGACGGCCTGTTCGCCGCCTGGCGCAACGACCCGTCCTTCATCCTCAACCAGTCGCCGTTCGACCGCGGGTCGGTTCTGGTGGCGGGGCCGGACTTCGGCACCGGCTCCTCCCGCGAGCACGCGGTGTGGGCCCTGATGGACTTCGGCTTCCGGGTCGTCATCTCGTCCCGCTTCGCCGACATCTTCCGGGGCAACGCGGGCAAGGCGGGTCTGTTGGCCGCCGAGGTGGCTCGCGATGATGTGGAACTCCTGTGGAAGCTCATCGAGCAGAACCCGGGTCTGGAACTCACTGTGAATCTGAAGGATCGGACGGTGACCGCCGGAACGGTCATGGTGCCGTTCACGATTGATGACTACACCGCATGGCGGCTGCTCGAAGGACTCGACGATATAGGCCTTACGCTGCGCAAACAGGACGAGATCGCCGCATTCGAGGCACGTCGGCCGGGCTGGAAACCGCGCACTCTGACCTCCTGA
- a CDS encoding fumarylacetoacetate hydrolase family protein → MRLGRIASPDGVAFVTIEGDVSDPGAAVVREIAEHPFGTPEFTGRSWPLADVRLLAPILASKVICMGKNYAAHAAEMGGEAPEDPVIFLKPNTAIIGPNVPIQLPADAHPVHHEGELAVVIGRPCKDVPAARAAENILGYTIANDVSARDQQRKDGQWMRAKGHDTFCPVGPWIDTDVDPFDLELRTEVNGQVRQRSRTSLMIHDIGAIVEWASAVMTLLPGDLILTGTPEGVGPIEDSDTVSITIEKIGTLTNPVVRKGKS, encoded by the coding sequence ATGCGTCTTGGTCGAATCGCCAGTCCCGACGGTGTTGCCTTCGTCACGATCGAGGGAGATGTGTCCGATCCCGGTGCGGCGGTGGTGCGGGAGATCGCCGAGCACCCCTTCGGCACGCCCGAGTTCACCGGCCGTTCCTGGCCCCTGGCGGACGTCCGGCTGCTCGCGCCCATCCTTGCCAGCAAGGTGATCTGCATGGGCAAGAACTACGCCGCCCACGCCGCGGAGATGGGCGGCGAGGCGCCGGAGGATCCGGTGATCTTCCTCAAGCCGAACACCGCGATCATCGGTCCGAACGTTCCCATCCAGCTGCCCGCCGATGCCCACCCGGTGCACCACGAGGGCGAACTCGCCGTCGTGATCGGCCGCCCCTGCAAGGACGTCCCGGCCGCCAGGGCAGCCGAGAACATCCTCGGCTACACCATCGCCAACGACGTCTCCGCCCGCGACCAGCAGCGCAAGGACGGGCAGTGGATGCGCGCGAAGGGCCATGACACCTTCTGTCCGGTCGGCCCGTGGATCGACACCGACGTCGACCCCTTCGATCTGGAACTGCGTACCGAGGTCAACGGGCAGGTCCGACAGCGCAGCCGGACCTCGCTGATGATCCACGACATCGGCGCCATCGTGGAATGGGCGTCGGCGGTCATGACCCTGCTTCCCGGCGACCTGATCCTGACCGGCACGCCCGAGGGCGTCGGCCCCATCGAGGACTCCGACACCGTGTCAATCACCATCGAGAAAATCGGCACGCTCACGAATCCGGTTGTCCGCAAGGGGAAGTCGTGA
- the gltX gene encoding glutamate--tRNA ligase, with protein sequence MTGAVRVRFCPSPTGTPHVGLVRTALFNWAYARHTGGTFVFRIEDTDAARDSAESYAAILDALRWLGLDWDEGPEVGGPHAPYRQSERREIYRDVIARLLEAGEVYEAYSTPEEVEARHLAAGRNPKLGYDNFDRTLTDVQKAAFAAEGRSPVLRLRMPDEDLGWTDLVRGPVSFPAGSVPDFAITRATGDPLYTLVNPVDDALMRITHVLRGEDIMPSTPRQIALYRALTRIGVAERVPEFAHLPSVLGEGNKKLSKRDPQSNLFLHRDRGFLPEGLLNYLALLGWGIADDRDVFGLDEMVAAFDVRNVNANPARFDQKKADAINAEHIRLLTPEDFTARLAAYLAEHGHDTGLDADAFATAAALVQTRIVVLGDAWGLLGFLDEGTFALDEKSAAKELRAEAVPVLDAAVSALEAVSEWTTPAIEAALKEALLERLELKPRKAFGPIRVAATGATVSPPLFESLELLGRDRSLTRLRAGREHAAASA encoded by the coding sequence GTGACCGGCGCGGTGCGGGTCCGGTTCTGTCCCTCGCCGACCGGCACGCCGCACGTCGGACTGGTGCGCACCGCCCTGTTCAACTGGGCCTACGCGCGACACACCGGCGGCACGTTCGTGTTCCGGATCGAGGACACCGACGCCGCACGCGACAGCGCGGAGAGTTACGCCGCGATCCTCGACGCGCTGCGCTGGCTCGGCCTGGACTGGGACGAGGGTCCCGAGGTCGGCGGTCCGCACGCGCCGTACCGGCAGTCCGAGCGTCGCGAGATCTACCGCGACGTCATCGCCCGCCTGCTCGAGGCGGGGGAGGTCTACGAGGCGTACTCGACACCCGAGGAGGTCGAGGCCCGCCACCTCGCCGCCGGCCGCAACCCGAAGCTGGGCTACGACAACTTCGACCGCACGCTGACCGACGTGCAGAAGGCGGCCTTCGCCGCCGAGGGCCGGTCCCCGGTGCTGCGGCTGCGCATGCCCGACGAGGACCTGGGCTGGACCGACCTGGTGCGCGGACCGGTCAGTTTTCCGGCCGGATCGGTGCCCGACTTCGCGATCACGCGCGCCACCGGGGATCCGCTGTACACGTTGGTCAACCCGGTGGACGACGCGCTGATGCGCATCACGCACGTGCTGCGCGGCGAGGACATCATGCCGTCGACGCCGCGCCAGATCGCGCTGTACCGCGCGCTCACGCGCATCGGGGTGGCCGAGCGGGTGCCGGAGTTCGCACACCTGCCGAGCGTGCTCGGCGAGGGCAACAAGAAGCTGTCCAAGCGCGATCCGCAATCCAATCTGTTCCTGCACCGTGATCGGGGCTTCCTGCCGGAAGGGCTGCTGAACTACCTGGCGCTGCTCGGTTGGGGCATCGCCGACGACCGCGACGTCTTCGGCCTCGACGAGATGGTCGCCGCGTTCGACGTGCGCAACGTCAACGCGAATCCGGCGCGCTTCGACCAGAAGAAGGCCGACGCGATCAACGCCGAGCACATCCGGTTGCTCACCCCGGAGGACTTCACCGCCCGGCTGGCCGCCTACCTCGCCGAGCACGGGCACGACACCGGCCTGGACGCCGACGCCTTCGCCACCGCGGCCGCGCTGGTGCAGACGCGCATCGTGGTCCTGGGTGACGCGTGGGGACTGCTCGGCTTCCTCGACGAGGGCACGTTCGCCCTCGACGAGAAGTCGGCGGCCAAGGAGTTGCGGGCCGAGGCGGTGCCGGTGCTCGACGCCGCCGTATCGGCGCTCGAGGCGGTGTCGGAGTGGACGACACCCGCGATCGAGGCCGCGCTCAAGGAGGCGCTCCTCGAGCGTCTCGAACTCAAGCCGCGCAAGGCCTTCGGACCCATCCGGGTGGCGGCCACCGGCGCGACGGTCAGCCCGCCGCTGTTCGAGTCGCTGGAGCTGCTCGGCCGAGACCGCAGCCTGACCAGGCTGCGGGCCGGTCGCGAGCATGCCGCCGCATCCGCCTGA
- a CDS encoding IclR family transcriptional regulator, producing the protein MRQDSGIGVLDKAVGVLHAVAESPCNLAELCERTTLPRATAHRLAAGLEVHRLLARDAEGRWRLGPALTELSAHVNDPLLAAGAAVLPRLREITGESIQLYRREGTSRVCVAALEPPAGLRDTVPVGTRMPMTAGSGAKVLLAYSDAATQQAVLPNASFSERTLAEVRRRGWAQSAAEREPGVASVSAPVRDGRGAVIAAVSVSGPIDRMGRRPGARWAADLLAAADALTRRL; encoded by the coding sequence GTGAGACAGGATAGCGGTATCGGCGTCCTCGACAAAGCCGTGGGAGTCCTGCATGCGGTGGCCGAGTCGCCGTGCAACCTGGCCGAACTGTGCGAGCGGACGACGCTGCCGCGGGCCACGGCGCACCGGCTGGCCGCCGGCCTCGAGGTGCACCGGCTGCTCGCTCGCGATGCCGAGGGCCGCTGGCGCCTGGGCCCCGCACTCACCGAACTGTCCGCTCACGTCAACGATCCCCTGCTGGCCGCCGGCGCCGCGGTGCTTCCGCGGCTGCGCGAGATCACCGGCGAGAGCATTCAGCTCTACCGCCGCGAGGGCACGTCGCGGGTGTGTGTGGCCGCGCTGGAACCGCCTGCCGGGCTGCGGGATACCGTTCCCGTCGGCACCCGCATGCCGATGACGGCCGGCTCGGGGGCCAAGGTGCTGCTCGCCTACAGCGATGCCGCGACGCAGCAGGCCGTGCTGCCGAACGCCTCGTTCAGCGAGCGCACGCTCGCCGAGGTCCGCAGGCGTGGGTGGGCCCAGAGCGCCGCGGAGCGCGAGCCCGGCGTGGCGAGCGTCTCGGCACCCGTGCGCGACGGCCGCGGCGCCGTGATCGCCGCGGTGTCGGTGTCGGGGCCGATCGACCGGATGGGCCGCCGCCCCGGCGCGCGCTGGGCGGCCGATCTGCTGGCTGCCGCCGACGCGCTGACCCGCCGACTGTGA
- a CDS encoding HU family DNA-binding protein, translated as MNKAELIDVLTDKMGTDRRQATAAVENVVDTIVRAVHKGDSVTITGFGVFEQRRRAARVARNPRTGETVKVKPTSVPAFRPGAQFKAVVSGAQKLSADGPAVKRGASTATARKTAAKKAPAKKATPAKKAAPAKKATATKATATKATPAKKTTATKATPAKKTTATKATATKATPAKKTTATKATPAKKTTAAKSTAAKATATKASPAKKTTATKATPAKKAAPAAKKTAPAAKKAPAKKAAPAKRGRK; from the coding sequence ATGAACAAGGCAGAGCTCATCGACGTCCTCACGGACAAAATGGGCACCGATCGTCGGCAGGCAACTGCCGCCGTGGAGAACGTCGTCGACACGATCGTGCGCGCCGTCCACAAGGGCGACAGCGTGACGATCACCGGCTTCGGCGTCTTCGAGCAGCGTCGCCGTGCGGCCCGCGTGGCGCGCAACCCCCGCACCGGTGAGACCGTCAAGGTCAAGCCCACCTCGGTGCCCGCGTTCCGGCCCGGCGCTCAGTTCAAGGCGGTCGTGTCTGGCGCACAGAAGCTCTCGGCCGACGGTCCCGCGGTGAAGCGCGGTGCGAGCACCGCCACCGCGCGCAAGACCGCCGCGAAGAAGGCCCCGGCCAAGAAGGCGACGCCCGCCAAGAAGGCCGCGCCCGCCAAGAAGGCGACCGCCACGAAGGCCACCGCCACCAAGGCGACCCCGGCCAAGAAGACCACGGCCACCAAGGCGACCCCGGCGAAGAAGACCACCGCCACGAAGGCCACCGCCACCAAGGCGACCCCGGCCAAGAAGACCACGGCCACCAAGGCGACCCCGGCGAAGAAGACCACCGCCGCGAAGTCCACCGCCGCGAAGGCCACCGCCACGAAGGCCAGCCCGGCCAAGAAGACCACCGCCACCAAGGCGACTCCGGCCAAGAAGGCTGCGCCCGCGGCGAAGAAGACCGCACCCGCGGCCAAGAAGGCGCCGGCGAAGAAGGCCGCACCGGCCAAGCGCGGCCGCAAGTAA
- a CDS encoding MFS transporter, giving the protein MADYAISTGRRWSMLVIALAATLFSNVFINGVAFLIPTLHTELGLDLAEAGLMASMPSFGMVVTLIAWGWVVDRVGERLVLAVGSALTAAAAFAAAAMHSLIAVAVCLFLGGMAAASSNSASGRLVVGWFPPHQRGLTMGIRQTAQPLGVGLGALVIPRLAEHHGIGAALLFPAVACTVAAVISALGVLDPPRPPRADAPPEHLANPYRGSSALWRIHAVSVLLVTPQALVWTFALVWLVTDRGWSAASAGALVTVAQLLGAGGRIAAGRWSDAVGSRLHPVRTIAVAAAVAMGLLAVTDAWGSPLSVVILVAASVVTVSDNGLAFTAIAEIAGPFWSGRALGTQNTSQLFTSGVVPPAFGALIAVAGYPVAFAVCAVLPLIAVPLVPVASDPLRSNASDASTA; this is encoded by the coding sequence ATGGCCGACTACGCGATCAGCACCGGACGGCGATGGTCGATGTTGGTCATCGCCCTGGCCGCCACCCTGTTCTCCAACGTGTTCATCAACGGCGTCGCGTTCCTCATCCCCACGCTGCACACCGAACTCGGCCTGGACCTCGCCGAGGCGGGGCTGATGGCGTCGATGCCGAGCTTCGGCATGGTGGTCACGCTGATCGCCTGGGGGTGGGTGGTCGACCGGGTCGGCGAACGCCTCGTGCTGGCCGTGGGATCCGCCCTCACCGCCGCAGCGGCATTCGCCGCAGCGGCGATGCACTCGCTGATCGCCGTGGCGGTGTGTCTGTTCCTGGGGGGCATGGCGGCCGCCAGCAGCAATTCGGCGAGCGGCCGGCTGGTGGTCGGCTGGTTCCCGCCGCACCAGCGCGGGCTGACGATGGGGATCCGCCAGACCGCGCAGCCCCTCGGAGTCGGGTTGGGCGCGTTGGTGATTCCGCGGTTGGCCGAACACCACGGGATCGGCGCGGCTCTGCTGTTTCCTGCCGTGGCGTGCACGGTGGCAGCCGTCATCAGCGCACTGGGCGTGCTCGATCCGCCGCGGCCGCCGCGCGCCGACGCGCCGCCCGAGCACCTGGCGAACCCCTACCGCGGGTCGTCGGCGCTGTGGCGCATTCACGCGGTGTCGGTGCTGCTGGTCACGCCGCAGGCGCTGGTGTGGACCTTCGCGCTGGTGTGGCTGGTCACCGACCGCGGCTGGTCGGCGGCGTCGGCGGGCGCCCTGGTCACCGTGGCCCAACTCCTCGGCGCCGGCGGCCGGATCGCCGCGGGGCGGTGGTCCGACGCCGTCGGATCCCGGCTCCATCCGGTGCGCACCATCGCGGTGGCGGCCGCCGTCGCGATGGGTCTGCTCGCGGTGACCGACGCGTGGGGGTCGCCGCTGAGCGTGGTGATCCTGGTGGCCGCGTCGGTGGTGACGGTGTCCGACAACGGGTTGGCCTTCACGGCGATCGCCGAGATCGCCGGCCCGTTCTGGAGCGGCCGGGCGTTGGGAACGCAGAACACCAGCCAGCTGTTCACCTCGGGGGTGGTGCCACCCGCGTTCGGGGCGTTGATCGCCGTGGCGGGTTATCCCGTCGCGTTCGCGGTGTGCGCGGTGCTGCCGTTGATCGCCGTGCCGCTGGTTCCGGTCGCGTCGGATCCGTTGCGCAGCAACGCATCCGACGCCAGCACGGCCTAG